Proteins co-encoded in one Sulfurimonas sp. HSL1-2 genomic window:
- a CDS encoding ankyrin repeat domain-containing protein, producing MFKNISITTALTRIVAFLSDIFLVSLVIVLFLPLLPKSYVSLFPYALIGFSWLYRVFLPLSPLRGTLGKKLFGLTLERDNSEPLTFRTLAIRETIVLGYFLYVSAALKVSELTHGNPSILLFLGLSLLPVLLIFLDRDKRSLHDRIALTVVLDTIESSAPPLRIFRMFLRTVAILGLLIITGYYMLFASVMWRAAQQAQALYDQSYQRTYPTNDYGDARIRFYADALNVYVPRYIDAEDEYDIFANDIKSELAQNCIDRLQKLHDPESTGEGRSFYKNARNAYVANDKIDLAQEQEAYSSSRFYVVDTNLINEIERDITGLSARSLHSPCDDSVNVEILYDSFAKKYFESFEHQLFLEDEDEQWYETFKEHHPELILLQEQKALEAKLDDEERLIRKKEARKKMLARLRYDRSLKRGPSIFYVIANDQEKVLDELLRDRSILEVRNGNSFTPLFYAVRLRKEQSVKKLLLNGADMYADLHRMTPFDVAVTDGDRSIPIIKMFLEHGYDVNYQYLRGPTALTIAAKKCRNFALVELLLSNGADPALKDKFGGDTLTRIQASCKGKNLERMQELIAKYP from the coding sequence ATGTTTAAAAATATTTCTATTACAACCGCACTCACGAGAATTGTCGCATTCCTCTCCGACATCTTTCTGGTAAGCCTGGTCATCGTACTCTTTCTGCCACTTCTGCCGAAGTCGTATGTATCACTCTTTCCCTACGCCCTCATAGGTTTCTCTTGGCTTTACCGCGTATTTCTCCCGCTTTCGCCCCTGCGGGGCACCCTTGGGAAAAAACTATTCGGCCTGACCCTGGAGAGGGATAATTCCGAGCCACTGACTTTTCGAACATTGGCCATTCGTGAAACAATCGTACTGGGATATTTCCTTTACGTGTCCGCTGCACTCAAAGTCTCCGAGCTTACGCACGGCAACCCGTCAATCCTCCTGTTTCTTGGCCTCTCGCTCCTGCCGGTACTGCTGATATTTCTGGATCGGGACAAACGGTCCTTGCATGACCGGATCGCCCTTACTGTCGTCCTCGATACGATTGAGAGCAGTGCTCCGCCGCTACGCATTTTCAGAATGTTTTTGCGCACTGTCGCCATCCTGGGCTTACTGATCATCACAGGCTACTACATGCTCTTTGCCAGCGTCATGTGGCGAGCGGCTCAACAAGCACAGGCGCTATACGATCAATCATACCAACGGACCTATCCCACAAACGACTATGGCGATGCTCGTATCCGCTTCTATGCCGATGCGCTGAACGTCTATGTCCCGCGCTACATCGATGCCGAAGACGAATATGACATTTTTGCCAATGACATCAAATCGGAACTCGCCCAGAACTGTATCGACCGTCTCCAAAAACTGCACGATCCGGAAAGTACCGGTGAAGGCCGCTCCTTCTACAAAAATGCGCGAAACGCCTATGTCGCGAATGATAAAATTGATCTCGCCCAGGAGCAGGAAGCGTACTCAAGCAGCCGCTTTTATGTCGTCGACACGAACTTGATCAACGAGATCGAGAGAGATATTACGGGACTTTCAGCGCGGAGCCTCCATAGCCCGTGCGATGACAGCGTCAATGTTGAAATCCTCTATGACAGCTTTGCCAAAAAATATTTCGAATCATTCGAACATCAGCTCTTTCTCGAAGACGAAGATGAGCAATGGTATGAAACCTTCAAGGAACACCATCCGGAGCTGATACTGCTGCAAGAACAAAAAGCGCTGGAGGCTAAACTAGATGACGAAGAACGTCTTATCAGAAAAAAAGAAGCCCGCAAAAAGATGTTGGCACGCTTGCGCTACGATCGTTCTCTCAAACGAGGACCTTCCATTTTTTACGTCATTGCCAACGATCAAGAAAAGGTATTGGATGAACTGCTTCGCGACCGTTCCATTCTTGAGGTACGCAACGGCAACAGCTTTACACCGCTGTTTTATGCCGTCCGACTGCGCAAAGAACAGAGTGTAAAAAAACTACTACTCAACGGTGCAGACATGTACGCGGATTTGCACAGGATGACTCCCTTTGATGTCGCGGTCACCGATGGAGACCGATCTATTCCGATCATCAAAATGTTTCTGGAACACGGTTACGATGTGAATTATCAATATCTTAGAGGCCCAACGGCACTGACAATTGCCGCCAAGAAATGTAGGAACTTTGCACTTGTCGAATTACTTCTGTCCAATGGAGCCGACCCTGCTCTCAAAGACAAATTCGGCGGAGACACATTGACCCGCATACAAGCGTCTTGCAAGGGGAAAAACCTTGAGCGTATGCAGGAACTGATCGCTAAATACCCGTGA
- a CDS encoding WD40 repeat domain-containing protein, which yields MGLYLANTLPYQATRYVESFDCFNKDDKTMLYTYTLALKYRMQHVESMEDLEKSDLDYWRLWHIVSDIGSACKLHYSFDNVLEAIITPTESEQKALKKLRRVEGRIRTDGSSESSKRMREYDAKLRARVLANKPVYSVEPKGDDKRDYDLTSLKQLPENTIPRNVYESIDHMETTRKNKEMLFRLAYLKEEILRNYDRPKKRHAMQQEIVYLEQCQRRLDLYQKSGDRLNEKRKLVSSITSYSNYYPLKTDFLPNEISAYCENNITAMTLAPVDVAIEKPAPKHNKMPVFATSQAYINSYGRAPGTKTKMQAYLNEIRAAIGKQNGDIGTGLKVLRLQDCIKDETPFLQLLKTDIEQEGLKEAFGTYVVQPMFWWATTIGMKMKQEGESEELKHFFDCNQTALLQPKAATTVRKTAAQKPGFTRAAMGAGISQKDSILKYYAKVFENRPTHDLTNSKAVEAGIIDSKWIDKENKIIPAFGSSVRIEGMPQGGMKLTYEGVPGGNLCSGFVTMNKNDAIHFDRKRYQGIDYILLNNHKLRINHMVGKHVERLCGEQEENSVSFVKERTTKEYQYGPQPIASAFDVAQKTDVIMETRHAPYGFAHSDRGSSFFVSGQDARIFDKERKLPPKALPRDMAYSFQPVMSPDGKTLAVGSRDKIYLWDIQGNKLRKTLDGLPKGAKNLMHFLSDNKTLVAGAGKSIYFFNTENENIIEMTPKFIEKEKKYFTPRISAVGESPDGTTIYIGSSNGHVERWQKKGSGTGNMKFTYSDTIEDKQVRDIGAIAHDPRNSDHLMVCNGQNIRFWDVNKKSIVETLDADFYMQCKHLEMSKDHRYLMASSQSGVFLWKLGSKVQYEVLTGGDIRGAIFIDENHIATIGREIALWQLEAK from the coding sequence TTGGGACTATATCTCGCCAACACGCTTCCCTATCAGGCGACCCGATACGTAGAATCATTCGACTGCTTCAACAAGGACGACAAGACGATGCTCTATACGTACACACTTGCACTCAAATACCGGATGCAGCATGTCGAAAGTATGGAAGATCTTGAAAAGAGCGATCTAGACTACTGGAGGCTTTGGCATATTGTGAGCGACATTGGGAGTGCCTGCAAGCTCCATTATTCATTTGACAATGTCCTCGAAGCCATCATCACCCCGACAGAAAGCGAACAAAAAGCACTGAAAAAACTGCGCAGGGTGGAGGGACGCATCCGCACGGACGGGTCATCGGAATCGTCAAAACGGATGCGCGAGTATGACGCCAAACTCCGCGCCCGTGTTTTGGCGAACAAGCCGGTATACAGCGTCGAACCGAAAGGTGACGACAAACGCGATTATGACCTCACATCGCTCAAGCAGCTGCCTGAAAATACGATACCGCGTAATGTTTATGAAAGTATCGACCATATGGAGACTACCCGCAAAAACAAGGAGATGCTGTTCAGACTTGCCTATCTCAAAGAGGAGATACTCCGCAATTACGACCGTCCCAAAAAGCGGCACGCGATGCAGCAGGAGATCGTCTATCTCGAACAGTGCCAGCGGCGGCTGGATCTGTATCAAAAGAGCGGTGACAGACTGAACGAAAAGCGAAAGCTGGTATCTTCAATTACTTCCTATTCAAACTATTACCCACTGAAAACCGACTTTCTGCCCAACGAGATCAGCGCATACTGTGAGAACAATATCACGGCGATGACGCTTGCTCCCGTCGACGTCGCTATTGAAAAACCGGCGCCCAAACATAACAAGATGCCCGTATTCGCCACATCCCAGGCGTACATCAACAGCTACGGCAGAGCCCCCGGAACCAAGACGAAGATGCAGGCGTACCTCAACGAGATCAGAGCGGCGATAGGGAAGCAGAACGGCGATATCGGCACGGGCCTGAAGGTACTCCGCCTGCAAGACTGCATCAAAGACGAAACGCCTTTTCTTCAGTTGCTGAAAACTGACATCGAACAGGAGGGGCTCAAAGAGGCGTTCGGCACCTATGTGGTACAGCCGATGTTCTGGTGGGCGACAACCATCGGTATGAAGATGAAGCAGGAGGGAGAGAGTGAAGAACTCAAGCACTTCTTCGACTGCAACCAGACGGCGCTTTTACAACCCAAAGCCGCCACGACGGTCCGGAAGACGGCGGCACAAAAGCCCGGTTTCACAAGAGCTGCCATGGGAGCCGGGATCAGTCAGAAAGACAGCATCCTCAAGTATTACGCCAAGGTCTTTGAAAACAGACCTACTCACGACCTGACCAACAGTAAAGCCGTTGAAGCCGGGATTATCGACAGCAAATGGATCGATAAGGAGAACAAGATCATTCCGGCTTTCGGCAGCAGCGTCCGTATCGAGGGGATGCCCCAGGGCGGCATGAAGCTGACATACGAAGGCGTTCCCGGCGGAAACCTCTGCAGCGGTTTTGTGACTATGAACAAGAATGACGCCATCCATTTTGACAGGAAAAGGTATCAAGGCATCGACTACATCCTCCTCAACAACCACAAGCTCCGGATCAACCATATGGTCGGCAAGCATGTAGAGCGCCTGTGCGGCGAACAGGAGGAAAACAGCGTTTCGTTTGTCAAAGAACGGACGACCAAAGAGTACCAATACGGCCCCCAACCCATTGCCAGCGCTTTTGACGTGGCCCAAAAAACCGACGTGATCATGGAGACACGCCATGCTCCATACGGTTTCGCACACTCCGATAGAGGCAGCAGTTTTTTTGTCAGCGGTCAGGACGCCAGAATATTTGACAAAGAACGGAAGCTTCCTCCCAAAGCCCTCCCCCGGGACATGGCTTACAGTTTCCAACCCGTGATGTCACCCGACGGCAAAACGCTGGCGGTTGGGAGCAGGGACAAAATATACCTTTGGGATATTCAGGGAAACAAACTTCGGAAAACACTTGACGGTCTGCCCAAAGGTGCCAAGAACCTCATGCATTTTTTGTCAGACAATAAAACCCTGGTGGCCGGGGCAGGCAAAAGCATCTATTTTTTCAATACGGAGAATGAAAATATCATAGAGATGACTCCGAAATTCATTGAAAAAGAGAAGAAATATTTTACGCCGAGGATCAGCGCTGTCGGGGAATCGCCGGATGGTACGACGATTTACATCGGCAGCAGCAACGGGCATGTGGAGCGTTGGCAGAAAAAGGGAAGTGGTACGGGAAATATGAAATTCACCTACTCGGACACCATCGAAGACAAACAGGTCCGCGATATCGGTGCCATCGCCCACGATCCGAGGAACTCTGATCATTTGATGGTCTGCAACGGGCAAAACATCCGTTTTTGGGATGTGAACAAAAAATCGATCGTCGAGACCCTTGACGCCGATTTTTATATGCAGTGCAAGCACCTCGAAATGAGCAAAGACCACAGGTATCTTATGGCGTCAAGCCAATCTGGCGTATTTCTATGGAAACTGGGCAGCAAGGTCCAGTATGAGGTTCTCACCGGCGGGGACATCAGAGGCGCCATCTTCATAGACGAAAATCATATTGCCACGATCGGCAGGGAGATTGCGTTGTGGCAGCTGGAGGCAAAATAG